From a single Flavobacteriales bacterium genomic region:
- a CDS encoding NUDIX hydrolase translates to MQERNPWKTLKIEERYSTQWISVSHHDVIDPSGAEGIYGVVHFKNLAVGIVPLDEELNTWIVGQYRYPLGAYSWEIPEGGGKRDRPPIESAQRELLEEVGIVAKRWTEVLQMDLSNSASDETAIIFVAQDLEYHTPEPDSNEELAMRKLPFQELYEMVMRGELRDSLTVAAVMKVKLLLDAGELR, encoded by the coding sequence ATGCAAGAACGCAACCCTTGGAAAACTCTAAAGATCGAAGAACGGTACAGTACACAGTGGATCAGTGTGAGCCACCACGACGTGATCGACCCGAGCGGTGCAGAAGGGATCTATGGCGTGGTACATTTCAAGAACCTTGCTGTTGGTATTGTACCGTTGGATGAGGAACTGAATACCTGGATCGTGGGCCAATACCGGTACCCGTTGGGGGCATACAGTTGGGAGATCCCTGAGGGTGGCGGAAAACGTGACCGACCGCCGATCGAAAGCGCACAACGTGAACTCCTGGAAGAAGTTGGTATCGTGGCCAAACGCTGGACAGAAGTACTTCAAATGGACCTCAGTAACTCGGCGAGCGACGAAACTGCGATCATCTTCGTAGCCCAGGATCTCGAGTACCACACGCCTGAACCCGATTCCAACGAAGAATTGGCCATGCGCAAACTTCCGTTTCAGGAGCTCTATGAAATGGTGATGCGCGGCGAATTACGGGATAGTCTTACGGTTGCAGCCGTGATGAAGGTGAAGTTGCTATTGGATGCGGGAGAGTTGAGGTAA
- a CDS encoding phosphoglucomutase/phosphomannomutase family protein, whose amino-acid sequence MTKIKFGTDGWRAIIAQEFTVDNVARVSVAVAHWVKKNFPNDPSIVLGHDCRFAGELFAETCAKVFVHHGIKVYLAKGFVSTPMVSLGAFNKKSAMGVILTASHNPPSYNGYKLKGIHGGPLIPEDVQAVEDIIPENHGIDLASIDLKKAKADGMIMDIDLETMYVDHCEKNFDMKAIRDSGLSWGYDAMYGSGQNVIKRILPQAKMLHCDYNPSFMGQAPEPIDKNLQEFSALIKKGGIDCGLATDGDADRIGLYNSKGDFIDSHHIILLLIHYLVKYKKFTGKVVVAVSTTPKVKKLCAHYGLEYQVTKIGFKWICGIMINEDVLLGGEESGGIAIKGHIPERDGIWMGLTIWEFMAKSGKSLDDLINEVYAIVGPFKYERNDLHISEKVKQDVLAACESGKYTSFGDYKVNSVETIDGFKFHMDNDQWMMIRASGTEPVLRLYAESDTLENARKILIATQKAIGA is encoded by the coding sequence ATGACCAAGATCAAGTTCGGTACCGACGGATGGCGCGCCATCATTGCTCAGGAATTCACAGTGGATAATGTAGCGCGTGTAAGCGTGGCCGTAGCCCATTGGGTAAAGAAGAATTTCCCAAATGATCCAAGTATTGTTCTTGGGCACGATTGCCGTTTTGCGGGAGAACTATTCGCAGAGACCTGTGCCAAGGTCTTCGTTCATCATGGGATCAAGGTGTATCTGGCTAAAGGTTTTGTGAGCACGCCCATGGTATCGTTGGGTGCTTTTAATAAGAAGAGCGCAATGGGAGTGATCCTTACTGCGAGTCATAATCCTCCGAGCTATAACGGGTATAAGTTGAAAGGCATACACGGCGGACCACTGATCCCAGAGGACGTGCAGGCAGTTGAAGACATCATTCCTGAGAACCACGGGATCGACCTGGCTTCCATCGATCTAAAGAAAGCCAAGGCCGATGGCATGATCATGGATATTGATCTTGAGACCATGTACGTGGACCACTGCGAAAAGAACTTCGACATGAAGGCCATTCGCGATAGTGGGCTAAGCTGGGGATATGATGCCATGTATGGATCCGGACAGAACGTTATAAAGCGCATTTTGCCACAAGCAAAAATGTTGCATTGCGACTATAACCCATCCTTCATGGGTCAGGCTCCCGAGCCGATCGACAAGAACCTACAGGAATTCAGCGCGTTGATCAAAAAAGGAGGTATCGATTGTGGTCTCGCCACGGATGGCGATGCGGACCGTATCGGACTTTACAACAGCAAAGGTGATTTCATTGATAGTCACCACATCATCCTTCTATTGATCCATTACTTGGTGAAGTATAAGAAGTTCACAGGCAAGGTGGTAGTAGCTGTTAGCACAACGCCAAAAGTGAAGAAACTCTGCGCCCACTACGGCTTGGAATACCAAGTGACCAAGATCGGTTTCAAGTGGATCTGCGGTATCATGATCAATGAGGACGTACTCTTGGGCGGTGAAGAAAGCGGTGGCATCGCCATAAAGGGCCACATCCCCGAGCGCGATGGTATCTGGATGGGCTTGACAATTTGGGAGTTCATGGCCAAGAGTGGTAAGAGCTTGGATGACCTGATCAATGAGGTTTACGCAATCGTTGGACCTTTCAAGTATGAGCGCAATGATCTGCACATCAGTGAAAAGGTGAAGCAGGATGTCCTTGCAGCCTGCGAAAGTGGTAAGTACACCAGCTTCGGCGATTACAAGGTGAACAGCGTTGAGACCATAGATGGATTCAAATTCCATATGGACAATGACCAATGGATGATGATCCGCGCAAGTGGTACCGAGCCAGTACTCCGGTTATATGCCGAAAGCGACACGCTTGAGAATGCACGGAAGATCCTTATCGCTACGCAGAAGGCGATCGGAGCTTAA
- a CDS encoding DUF2279 domain-containing protein: MLLTHSSRSRPWVVVMLAICAFQGVAQDSTSAVPNKRCVRNTTIAVAAGIAGTFVALDQAWYADYDRGPFHTFDDSGEWLQMDKVGHTFSGYQLGRIGYTLYNRCGTKRKTANWAGGSLGFLFLTGVEVLDGTSDAWGFSWSDMAANTIGAGLFIGQELLWNEQRIGVKLSAHTTGFAAQRPDLLGESLPERILKDYNGQTIWLSANLKSFLPSTRIPGWLNIAGGYGGENMVSAFPITPLVVGDQSDRYRQYYLAPDIDFTRIRTRSKVLRTVFFVLNGIKFPLPAVEFQSTGKVVGHWVYF; encoded by the coding sequence ATGCTACTGACCCATTCCAGCCGGTCGCGGCCGTGGGTCGTAGTGATGCTTGCGATCTGCGCTTTTCAAGGCGTTGCGCAGGATTCTACCTCGGCGGTACCGAACAAACGGTGTGTTCGGAATACAACGATCGCCGTTGCAGCAGGAATTGCTGGAACATTCGTGGCACTCGATCAAGCGTGGTATGCGGATTATGATCGCGGCCCGTTCCACACATTCGATGATAGCGGTGAGTGGTTGCAAATGGATAAGGTGGGCCACACGTTCAGTGGTTACCAACTAGGGCGCATTGGTTATACGCTCTACAACCGTTGCGGCACCAAGCGAAAAACCGCGAACTGGGCAGGTGGATCTTTGGGTTTTCTATTTCTCACAGGCGTAGAAGTACTGGATGGCACCTCCGATGCATGGGGCTTCTCGTGGAGCGACATGGCGGCCAATACGATCGGTGCGGGGCTGTTCATTGGGCAGGAATTACTGTGGAACGAACAACGTATCGGCGTAAAACTTTCCGCGCATACAACTGGTTTCGCGGCGCAGCGTCCTGATCTGTTGGGCGAGAGCCTCCCCGAACGGATCCTGAAGGATTACAACGGCCAGACCATCTGGCTAAGCGCCAACCTCAAGAGCTTTTTACCGAGCACCAGGATCCCGGGATGGCTGAATATTGCTGGTGGATATGGAGGCGAGAACATGGTCAGTGCATTTCCAATAACACCGCTGGTGGTCGGTGACCAGTCAGACCGTTACCGCCAATACTACTTGGCACCTGATATCGACTTTACGCGGATCCGCACAAGATCCAAAGTGTTACGTACGGTGTTCTTCGTTTTGAACGGGATCAAATTTCCGCTGCCCGCTGTGGAATTCCAAAGCACGGGAAAGGTGGTTGGGCATTGGGTTTATTTTTAA
- a CDS encoding Smr/MutS family protein produces the protein MSRTFKPGDRISFVDEVGGGVVLEILGVAHVRVKTDEGFILDRRNREMVLVADQSFYGVTDHQAGMVKANDVRDEKIARRKAGNAPRIGKMAKRPEDKSVAMVDLHLHELVEDETRLQQGERLKYQLAYFERALEGAIRDGKRKLIVIHGVGEGILREEVRRMLQFYEGVRFHDADMRQYGSGATEVEILRHR, from the coding sequence ATGTCACGCACGTTCAAACCCGGTGATCGCATCTCCTTCGTAGACGAGGTAGGTGGTGGCGTGGTGCTGGAGATCCTAGGCGTAGCGCATGTCAGGGTAAAGACGGACGAAGGCTTTATTCTGGACCGCCGGAATCGTGAGATGGTTCTGGTAGCGGACCAATCATTCTATGGCGTAACGGATCACCAAGCGGGTATGGTGAAGGCAAATGATGTGCGAGATGAAAAGATCGCGCGGCGCAAAGCGGGTAACGCACCACGCATTGGGAAGATGGCTAAACGTCCAGAAGACAAGAGCGTTGCAATGGTCGATCTGCATCTGCATGAATTGGTAGAGGATGAAACGCGGTTGCAACAAGGCGAGCGGTTGAAATATCAGTTGGCCTATTTCGAGCGGGCGTTGGAAGGTGCGATCCGTGATGGCAAACGCAAACTGATCGTGATCCACGGTGTTGGCGAAGGCATTTTACGCGAGGAAGTGCGGCGCATGTTGCAGTTCTATGAAGGGGTCCGTTTCCATGATGCTGATATGCGCCAATACGGATCCGGTGCAACGGAGGTGGAG